Proteins encoded by one window of Mariniplasma anaerobium:
- a CDS encoding S1 family peptidase, whose amino-acid sequence MKKISLLIMFLALTLVIQGCQLLVFEENTFEYRQLSDQYNEYVMNDIINFDDFMSFMNEASNVTATSVFMIETDILDVFNRVTTTYHGTGTLFFDDVSYLYILTTFQVIDLNSRRVHYFVTDAYGEKMPAEIFAADSTLGLGILRVDRNSKDYEVINFASYLPLSDELVLMISDSFPTQNIQKLGYFLYQDETSYMEVTSSQNANGAPIFNLKLEMIGIQYLYGDTYVQIIDYNTIDDFIRPLLPI is encoded by the coding sequence ATGAAAAAAATCAGTTTATTAATCATGTTTCTTGCGCTAACTTTAGTTATTCAAGGATGTCAATTATTAGTTTTTGAAGAAAACACATTTGAATATCGTCAATTATCAGATCAATATAACGAATATGTGATGAATGATATCATAAATTTTGATGACTTTATGAGTTTCATGAATGAAGCAAGCAATGTCACTGCTACATCAGTCTTTATGATCGAAACTGATATATTAGATGTTTTTAATCGGGTAACGACTACATATCATGGAACAGGAACACTCTTTTTTGATGATGTTAGTTATTTATATATACTTACTACGTTTCAAGTCATTGATTTAAATAGTAGACGTGTACACTATTTTGTAACAGATGCATATGGAGAAAAAATGCCTGCAGAGATATTTGCAGCTGATTCAACTCTAGGATTAGGAATATTAAGAGTTGATAGAAACTCTAAAGACTATGAGGTAATCAATTTTGCTTCATATTTGCCTTTATCAGATGAATTAGTCTTAATGATCTCAGATAGTTTTCCAACACAAAATATACAAAAATTAGGTTATTTTCTTTATCAAGATGAAACTTCATATATGGAAGTAACTTCATCACAAAACGCTAATGGTGCTCCTATATTTAATTTGAAACTTGAAATGATTGGTATTCAGTATTTATATGGAGATACATATGTTCAAATCATAGATTATAATACAATAGATGATTTTATCAGACCATTATTACCAATTTAA
- a CDS encoding S1 family peptidase, translating into MKRKLLIVVILIVFSIGLSSCIKEMTYDDLLLEYQQDIQARQAIYQKYVDIYDELSTTTIQSVVKVTKKVSLSSITSVGSGFIFFEDLQSYYVLTNHHVVYTDTTQTTTITITDYLGKDHTATLLALDSHYDLAVLSFSKTNFDVNPLSFSEHTLVFKDMAIVMGYPNGQINSITTGELVDFDKINISNETDESGVDFDVLIMDVPVETGSSGSVVLDENYEVVGIIYAGNFIDSNETSEFSFAIPTAMIFEFFDLNDIPYQEEVVS; encoded by the coding sequence ATGAAAAGAAAACTTTTGATTGTTGTCATTTTAATCGTATTCTCAATTGGACTATCATCTTGCATTAAGGAAATGACTTATGATGATCTTCTTTTAGAGTACCAACAAGACATACAAGCTCGACAAGCGATCTATCAAAAGTATGTTGATATTTATGATGAGCTTTCTACAACAACTATACAATCCGTTGTAAAAGTCACTAAAAAGGTTTCTCTTTCTTCGATAACTTCAGTAGGGTCTGGTTTTATATTTTTTGAAGATTTACAATCCTATTATGTATTAACAAATCACCATGTTGTTTATACTGATACCACTCAAACGACAACAATTACAATTACTGATTATTTAGGTAAAGATCATACAGCAACATTATTGGCTTTAGATAGTCACTATGATTTGGCTGTTCTATCATTTTCTAAAACAAATTTTGACGTAAATCCTTTATCATTTAGTGAACATACATTAGTATTTAAAGATATGGCAATTGTCATGGGCTATCCTAACGGACAAATAAATTCTATTACAACTGGTGAGTTGGTAGATTTTGATAAAATAAATATTTCAAATGAAACAGACGAGAGCGGTGTGGATTTTGATGTTTTAATTATGGATGTTCCTGTAGAAACGGGAAGTAGTGGCAGTGTAGTTCTTGATGAAAATTACGAAGTTGTTGGTATTATTTATGCTGGGAACTTTATAGATTCAAATGAAACTTCAGAATTTTCATTTGCAATACCTACAGCTATGATTTTTGAGTTTTTTGATTTAAATGATATTCCTTATCAAGAAGAGGTGGTATCATGA
- the sufB gene encoding Fe-S cluster assembly protein SufB — MDDNKKKIDDIVGDYKFGFKTENTPVINTGKGLNEEIVRAISGYKNEPKWMLDFRLKSYKKFLELENPKWGPDLSFIKFDEITYFLRASDRAETSWDEVPKEIKDTFEKLGIPEAERNFLAGVSTQFESEVVYHNTMKELDDLGVIYVDTDTALRDHPELVKKYFGKMIPYSDNKYAALNSAVWSGGSFIYIPKGVKVEKPLQSYFRINSEQMGQFERTLIIVDEGASVNYVEGCTAPTYTKDSLHAAIVEIVVEKDATCRYTTIQNWSNNVINLVTKRAFVYENGHMEWIDGNIGSSVNMKYPSCILLGERAKGTTISIAFAGKGQIQDAGAKMIHVAPNTTSTIISKSISRGGGSVNYRGKVDFGKKAKGAKAHVECDTIILDDFSFSDTIPTNVVRNSDVFLEHEATVSKISEEQLFYLMSRGLTEAEATEMIVMGFIEPFAKELPMEYAIELNQLIKLEMEGSIG; from the coding sequence ATGGACGATAATAAAAAGAAAATAGACGACATTGTCGGTGACTATAAATTTGGATTTAAAACAGAAAATACGCCCGTTATCAATACAGGTAAAGGGCTTAATGAAGAGATTGTACGTGCAATCTCTGGATATAAAAATGAACCAAAATGGATGCTTGATTTTAGATTAAAAAGTTATAAGAAATTCTTAGAACTTGAAAATCCAAAGTGGGGACCAGATTTATCATTTATAAAATTTGATGAAATTACATATTTCTTAAGAGCGAGTGATCGAGCAGAAACAAGCTGGGATGAAGTTCCTAAAGAAATTAAAGATACATTTGAAAAACTAGGAATTCCAGAAGCAGAAAGAAATTTCTTAGCAGGTGTTTCTACTCAATTTGAAAGTGAAGTAGTTTATCATAATACGATGAAAGAATTAGATGATCTTGGTGTGATTTATGTAGATACAGATACAGCACTTCGTGATCATCCTGAATTAGTTAAAAAATACTTTGGTAAAATGATACCTTATAGTGATAATAAGTATGCTGCATTAAATAGTGCTGTATGGAGTGGTGGTTCATTCATTTATATTCCTAAAGGCGTAAAAGTAGAAAAACCATTACAATCATATTTTAGAATTAACTCAGAACAAATGGGTCAATTTGAAAGAACATTGATTATTGTTGATGAAGGTGCATCTGTCAATTATGTTGAAGGATGTACAGCACCTACATATACAAAAGATTCCCTACATGCTGCAATTGTTGAAATTGTTGTTGAAAAAGATGCGACATGTAGATATACAACAATCCAAAACTGGAGTAATAATGTTATTAACTTAGTTACTAAACGTGCATTTGTTTATGAAAATGGACATATGGAATGGATTGATGGCAATATCGGATCTAGTGTAAATATGAAATACCCATCTTGTATACTTTTAGGCGAAAGAGCAAAAGGAACTACAATTTCAATTGCGTTTGCTGGTAAAGGACAAATTCAAGATGCAGGTGCAAAAATGATCCATGTTGCACCAAATACAACATCAACTATTATTTCAAAATCTATTAGCCGTGGCGGTGGATCTGTAAATTATCGTGGTAAAGTTGATTTTGGTAAAAAAGCTAAAGGTGCTAAAGCACATGTTGAATGTGATACCATCATATTAGATGATTTCTCATTCAGTGATACGATTCCAACAAATGTTGTAAGAAACAGTGATGTTTTCTTAGAACATGAAGCAACTGTTTCTAAGATAAGTGAAGAACAATTGTTTTATTTGATGAGTCGTGGACTTACTGAAGCAGAAGCAACTGAAATGATTGTCATGGGTTTTATTGAACCATTTGCTAAAGAACTTCCAATGGAATATGCGATTGAATTAAATCAATTAATTAAACTTGAGATGGAAGGTTCAATTGGATAA
- the sufU gene encoding Fe-S cluster assembly sulfur transfer protein SufU, with protein sequence MNIEQLYRQVIMEHYKYPKNKGFVADPSYMTVHLNNPSCGDEMTVQVKVEDDKITDVKHQGTGCSICCSSASVMSQTLMNQSVTDAQHIIHEFYELIKGYPYNPDILKGDAIVYQGVSQFPARIKCATLAWKALELGLNKIKEDDQK encoded by the coding sequence ATGAATATAGAACAATTATATAGACAAGTCATTATGGAACATTACAAATACCCTAAAAATAAAGGATTTGTAGCTGATCCAAGTTATATGACAGTTCATTTAAATAATCCAAGCTGTGGTGATGAAATGACAGTGCAAGTGAAGGTTGAAGATGATAAAATAACAGATGTCAAACACCAAGGAACAGGATGTTCTATATGCTGTTCAAGTGCGAGTGTAATGAGCCAAACATTGATGAATCAATCAGTGACTGATGCGCAACATATAATCCACGAGTTTTATGAACTTATTAAGGGATATCCATATAATCCAGATATTCTTAAAGGAGATGCTATTGTATATCAAGGTGTCTCACAATTTCCAGCTAGAATAAAATGTGCTACGCTTGCGTGGAAAGCATTAGAATTAGGATTAAATAAAATAAAGGAGGACGATCAAAAATGA
- a CDS encoding aminotransferase class V-fold PLP-dependent enzyme yields MIDVKAIRKDFPIYDREPKLTYLDSAASSLKVKSVIDHVDHYYQALGVNVHRGAYDLAYEATRLYEEARTTVSKFINAQENEIVFTRGTTTSLNMIANAYRDLLKKDDEIIVTELEHHSSILPWMVIAQKTGAVLKYVPLTKEGRITVKEFEKVLTDKTKVVAITYVSNVMGYVTPIKEIIDLAHKKSAVVILDAAQAVPHMAVDVKALDVDYLAFSGHKMFGPSGVGVLFGKNELLNMLQPVEYGGEMADEVFKDHATFKDAPLRFEAGTPVISGAIGLAAAIRYIENIGYDDIHDHTIALKEYTLKKLKELKGITIYNETSDISTITFNVDDIHPHDIATMLDQYQVSVRAGHHCAQLVSRFLGVNSTLRVSFHIYNDFNDCDVLISSLKAAQDFFLAF; encoded by the coding sequence ATGATAGACGTAAAAGCGATTCGTAAAGATTTTCCAATATATGATAGAGAGCCTAAACTTACATATCTAGATTCTGCGGCATCTTCCTTAAAAGTGAAATCAGTTATAGATCATGTAGATCATTATTATCAAGCTTTAGGTGTTAATGTACACCGTGGCGCATATGATCTTGCATATGAAGCAACTAGACTATATGAAGAAGCTAGAACTACTGTTTCTAAATTTATAAATGCGCAGGAAAATGAGATTGTATTTACCAGAGGGACAACTACATCTCTAAATATGATTGCAAATGCATATAGAGATTTACTAAAAAAAGATGATGAGATTATCGTAACTGAATTAGAGCATCATTCATCTATTTTACCTTGGATGGTAATAGCTCAGAAAACTGGAGCAGTTTTAAAATATGTACCTTTAACAAAAGAAGGACGCATTACTGTAAAAGAATTCGAAAAAGTATTGACAGATAAGACAAAAGTGGTTGCAATCACTTATGTTTCTAATGTCATGGGATATGTTACACCGATTAAAGAGATTATCGATTTAGCGCATAAAAAAAGCGCTGTCGTTATTCTTGATGCAGCTCAAGCAGTTCCACATATGGCTGTCGATGTAAAAGCCTTAGATGTTGATTATCTAGCCTTTTCAGGACATAAAATGTTTGGTCCATCAGGTGTAGGTGTCTTATTTGGCAAAAATGAATTGTTAAATATGCTTCAACCGGTTGAATATGGTGGAGAAATGGCTGATGAAGTTTTTAAAGATCATGCAACTTTCAAAGATGCACCTTTAAGATTTGAAGCAGGGACTCCAGTTATAAGTGGTGCCATTGGTTTAGCAGCAGCTATCCGCTATATTGAAAATATTGGATATGATGATATACATGATCATACGATTGCTTTAAAAGAGTATACACTTAAAAAGTTAAAAGAATTAAAAGGAATTACAATTTATAATGAAACTTCAGATATATCTACCATAACTTTTAATGTTGATGATATACATCCACATGATATCGCAACGATGCTTGATCAATATCAAGTAAGCGTAAGAGCTGGACATCATTGTGCACAACTTGTCTCTCGATTTTTGGGAGTTAATTCTACACTTAGAGTATCATTTCATATCTACAATGATTTTAATGATTGTGATGTATTGATTTCAAGTTTGAAGGCTGCACAAGATTTCTTTTTAGCATTTTAA
- a CDS encoding SufD family Fe-S cluster assembly protein — protein MESIIIKNKKILTDIPKDFIFEDHKLTIPKNKQYPEPIKITLQDDNNDSLTIVVSENTSIKIILEVASQDALENNYKLNLIAKENSHVKYLLVSELASEKALLEHYFTAERFASLDLIGGFVSNVIEAKMHVDLVGEGAEVNMRAVAVSSDNHNQTIDVLIVHKAPNTYGNMTNIGIANKQGKIILNGVEKIEKGMKNANAFQTLKGIITSDSAVVEVNPILLIDEYDVKAGHGATIGKIEEDQLYYLQSRGLNRKEAEKLIINGFLQPIIDEIDDEPLRDRFVNLVNSRI, from the coding sequence ATGGAATCAATTATTATTAAAAATAAAAAGATTCTTACAGATATTCCTAAAGATTTTATTTTTGAAGATCATAAACTTACTATTCCTAAGAACAAACAATATCCTGAACCTATAAAAATAACTTTACAAGATGACAACAATGATTCATTAACAATTGTTGTATCTGAAAATACAAGTATAAAAATTATTTTAGAAGTTGCTAGTCAAGATGCTTTAGAAAATAATTATAAATTAAACCTTATCGCAAAAGAAAACAGTCATGTTAAATATTTACTTGTAAGCGAACTAGCAAGCGAAAAAGCTCTTTTAGAGCATTATTTCACTGCAGAGCGTTTCGCTTCACTAGATTTGATTGGAGGCTTTGTATCCAATGTAATCGAGGCTAAAATGCATGTTGACTTAGTAGGAGAAGGTGCAGAAGTGAATATGAGAGCTGTTGCGGTATCTTCAGATAACCACAATCAGACTATCGATGTACTTATTGTACATAAAGCACCTAATACATATGGTAATATGACAAATATTGGTATTGCTAATAAACAAGGTAAGATTATATTAAATGGTGTTGAAAAAATTGAGAAAGGTATGAAGAACGCAAATGCTTTCCAAACCTTAAAAGGTATTATTACTTCTGATTCAGCTGTTGTAGAAGTAAACCCAATTTTATTAATTGATGAATATGATGTAAAAGCTGGTCATGGCGCAACCATTGGTAAAATAGAAGAAGATCAACTTTATTATCTACAAAGCAGAGGGCTTAACCGTAAGGAAGCGGAAAAGTTAATCATTAATGGATTTTTACAACCAATCATCGATGAAATTGATGATGAACCATTAAGAGATAGATTTGTGAATCTTGTCAATTCAAGAATATGA
- the sufC gene encoding Fe-S cluster assembly ATPase SufC, which translates to MAKLEIKNLHVEIEGKEILKGVNLTVNSGEVHAIMGPNGTGKSTLASALMGHPKYEITEGEAYLDDQNILEMEVDERARAGLFLAMQYPAEVPGVTNSDFMRQALKATSGKDVGLFEFALKYEKMVEELKMRPDLAHRYLNEGFSGGERKRNEILQLKVLKPKFAILDEIDSGLDVDALKIVGENVNDMVDENFGCILITHYQRILDHITPTNVHIMIDGKIVLSGGKELIGKIDTNGYEWITKELGIKITEEEA; encoded by the coding sequence ATGGCAAAATTAGAAATAAAAAATCTTCATGTTGAAATTGAAGGTAAAGAAATATTAAAAGGTGTAAATTTAACCGTTAATTCTGGTGAAGTTCACGCAATTATGGGTCCAAATGGAACAGGTAAATCAACCCTGGCGAGCGCTTTAATGGGCCATCCAAAATATGAAATCACTGAAGGTGAAGCATATTTAGATGATCAAAACATTTTAGAGATGGAAGTTGATGAAAGAGCACGTGCTGGTTTATTCTTAGCAATGCAATATCCAGCTGAAGTTCCAGGTGTTACAAATAGTGATTTTATGCGTCAAGCATTAAAAGCAACTTCTGGCAAAGATGTAGGCTTGTTTGAATTCGCATTAAAATATGAAAAAATGGTCGAAGAGTTAAAAATGAGACCAGATTTAGCACATCGTTATTTAAATGAAGGCTTTAGTGGTGGAGAAAGAAAAAGAAATGAAATTCTTCAACTAAAAGTATTAAAACCAAAATTTGCAATTTTAGATGAAATTGATTCAGGACTTGATGTAGATGCATTAAAAATTGTTGGTGAAAATGTTAATGATATGGTTGACGAAAACTTTGGATGTATTTTAATTACACATTATCAAAGAATTTTAGATCATATAACACCAACTAATGTGCATATCATGATTGATGGAAAAATTGTATTAAGTGGCGGAAAAGAGTTAATAGGCAAAATTGATACAAATGGATATGAATGGATTACAAAGGAATTAGGAATCAAGATAACTGAAGAGGAAGCATAA
- a CDS encoding DUF3899 domain-containing protein, with translation MKIFRLILIFISLLLIAVLLHLWIYGSTLTSTNASNVLFVVGMITFLPTIIAMTQSYKVFQGFNYAFRSFLSTAFRQTYPKFSDYKNEKDVTIKTTIFLEMFIASSILVVAGIILSVVALR, from the coding sequence ATGAAAATTTTTAGACTTATTCTAATTTTTATATCCCTTTTACTTATCGCAGTGTTATTACATTTATGGATATATGGATCAACTTTAACCTCAACCAATGCGTCTAATGTTTTATTTGTAGTTGGGATGATCACATTTCTTCCTACAATTATTGCAATGACTCAGTCATATAAAGTTTTTCAAGGGTTTAATTATGCATTTAGATCGTTTTTATCAACTGCATTTAGACAAACATATCCAAAATTTAGTGATTATAAAAATGAAAAAGATGTAACCATAAAAACAACCATATTTTTAGAAATGTTTATTGCATCATCTATTTTGGTTGTTGCAGGTATTATCCTTTCGGTGGTAGCGTTAAGATGA
- a CDS encoding oligopeptide/dipeptide ABC transporter ATP-binding protein, whose protein sequence is MSKEKILEVKDLTISFKTPNGLVRAVRTISFDLYKGETLAIVGESGSGKSVTNRAIMGILANNGNIDKGEILYSNQDLAKLSEENFHKIRGSKVGMIFQDPSSSLNPTMRIGKQITEAMLVGGDRFKNRFRDLYHNEFHDYLNLETRIKLLKKDRDIRIFEINKDDSIPKADKKVKIQALKKSTHETISKLKKDLPGLKTKYLESKKAAKIQIKKEIKEVKAEEKVEYAKLKADVEASKKSLDSIEKNSPSYEDSKKAYDETKEALKNNKEVYRRRFHVTKKEAYERAITIMNEVGIPEPEKRFTQYPFQFSGGMRQRVVIAIALTAGPELLICDEPTTALDVTIQQQILDLIKKIKKERGLSVIFITHDLGVVANMADRVAVMYAGKIVEYGSSSDIFYDPKHPYTWALLASVPDLDTKEKLLSIPGTPPDMLYPPKGDAFAERNQFALKIDFEEEPPFFKVSDSHYAATWLLHENAPDIKKPKIITDRITKYKADAKRRAAQSKTKNVKSAGDVN, encoded by the coding sequence ATGAGTAAAGAAAAAATATTAGAGGTTAAAGATTTAACCATATCTTTTAAAACGCCTAACGGATTAGTTAGAGCAGTTAGAACAATTTCATTTGATTTATATAAAGGCGAAACCTTAGCTATAGTTGGAGAATCAGGTTCAGGTAAATCTGTTACCAATAGAGCTATTATGGGTATTTTAGCTAACAATGGTAACATTGATAAAGGTGAAATTTTATATAGCAATCAAGATTTAGCGAAACTATCTGAAGAAAATTTTCATAAAATTAGAGGTAGTAAAGTTGGTATGATCTTCCAAGATCCATCATCAAGTTTAAACCCTACAATGAGAATTGGTAAACAGATTACTGAAGCTATGCTTGTTGGTGGAGATCGCTTCAAAAATCGCTTTAGAGATTTATATCATAATGAATTTCATGATTACTTGAATTTAGAAACTAGAATTAAACTACTTAAAAAAGATAGAGATATAAGAATCTTTGAAATTAATAAAGATGATAGTATTCCTAAAGCAGATAAGAAAGTTAAAATTCAAGCACTTAAAAAATCTACACATGAAACTATTTCTAAGTTAAAAAAAGATCTTCCTGGATTAAAAACAAAATACTTAGAATCTAAAAAAGCTGCTAAAATACAAATTAAAAAAGAAATTAAAGAAGTGAAAGCAGAAGAAAAAGTAGAATATGCTAAATTAAAAGCTGATGTAGAGGCAAGTAAAAAATCTTTAGATAGCATTGAAAAAAACAGTCCATCGTATGAAGATAGTAAAAAAGCATATGATGAAACAAAAGAAGCATTAAAGAATAATAAAGAAGTTTATAGACGTCGTTTTCATGTAACCAAAAAAGAAGCATATGAACGCGCTATTACAATTATGAATGAAGTAGGTATTCCAGAACCAGAAAAACGTTTTACTCAGTATCCTTTCCAATTTTCAGGTGGGATGAGACAACGTGTTGTTATTGCGATTGCATTAACTGCAGGTCCTGAATTACTTATTTGTGATGAACCTACTACAGCATTAGATGTTACCATTCAACAACAAATTCTTGATTTGATTAAAAAAATCAAAAAAGAACGTGGTTTATCCGTTATATTTATTACCCATGACTTAGGTGTTGTAGCTAATATGGCTGATAGAGTTGCTGTAATGTATGCAGGTAAAATTGTAGAATATGGAAGTTCATCTGATATTTTCTATGATCCAAAGCATCCATATACATGGGCACTATTAGCGAGTGTACCAGACTTAGATACTAAAGAAAAACTCTTATCTATTCCTGGAACACCTCCAGATATGTTATATCCTCCAAAAGGTGATGCATTTGCAGAAAGAAATCAGTTCGCATTAAAGATTGACTTTGAAGAAGAACCTCCTTTCTTTAAAGTAAGCGACTCACATTATGCTGCAACATGGTTGTTGCATGAAAATGCACCTGATATTAAAAAGCCGAAAATTATTACAGATAGAATTACTAAATACAAGGCAGATGCAAAAAGACGTGCTGCTCAATCTAAGACAAAAAATGTTAAGAGTGCAGGTGATGTAAATTGA
- a CDS encoding ABC transporter permease: MKKEYTKDYFQLVQEDERLLDKELKTKQLTYFQDAMLRFTKNKYNVIATIILVIFILMSIFVPILTPDRFYDQTNSELKTLPPRVPLLEKLGIFDGKQEYLNQTIDYDTIDPITGLGYPTDRFQLEYIFLDTLTNNTLVGTVKSAAYIGGTDELYVAYDKLSFGFVLANTVFDEETEEESTVGFVLANGSTIEVDLNDIQTTGVLEVYLSPTDIASDYTSYADLTLLGTIDQSGVTSINPMDTLGGTTTGYLVFRHVLPELSESGDEFVSFNSVTIKYNGEVTAEFSGYSLVVMDVFTIDTDFENGRFDRKNAVVTRASFTYDSYAALLRDRERTMGEVEYLRILADNPGMAETIVYGDQPNTWTFGEGYPITEVVGKEVKLVPGTGLINTNYFTMIDGQYALEFDNEPYFIFGTDVFGKDLFTLIWLGLRTSLLLGFLAAAVNIVLGVIWGATSAYYGGQVDILMERFLDIWGSFPQITMIGIITVLIGPGFIALFIFMVYDGWIGAAKVTRFQFYRYKGREYVLAARTLGASDGRIIFKHILPNALGTIVTRVVLSIPSVIFLEVNLSYLGFGIGNGQRLEIGPIKLTGTSIGVILKDGQEQILSGNTWLIIYPTLIVAILMITFNMFGNALRDALNPQLRGSE, encoded by the coding sequence ATGAAAAAAGAATATACTAAAGATTATTTTCAATTAGTCCAAGAAGATGAGAGATTATTAGATAAAGAACTTAAGACAAAGCAATTGACATATTTTCAAGATGCAATGTTACGATTTACTAAAAATAAGTATAATGTAATCGCAACAATTATTCTTGTCATCTTTATTTTGATGTCAATATTTGTTCCGATTTTGACACCAGATCGTTTTTATGATCAAACCAATTCAGAATTAAAGACATTACCACCTAGAGTTCCTTTATTAGAAAAATTAGGTATTTTTGATGGTAAACAAGAGTATTTAAATCAAACAATTGACTACGATACAATTGATCCAATTACAGGTCTAGGGTATCCTACCGATAGATTCCAATTAGAATATATATTCTTAGATACTCTAACTAACAATACATTAGTTGGTACTGTAAAAAGTGCAGCATACATAGGTGGGACTGATGAATTGTATGTAGCTTATGATAAACTATCCTTTGGATTTGTTTTAGCTAATACAGTTTTCGATGAAGAAACTGAAGAAGAAAGTACAGTAGGATTCGTTTTAGCTAACGGATCAACAATTGAAGTGGACTTAAATGATATACAAACAACAGGTGTTTTAGAAGTTTATTTATCACCTACAGATATAGCGAGTGATTATACATCTTATGCTGATCTTACTTTACTTGGTACTATAGATCAAAGTGGAGTAACTTCAATTAATCCAATGGATACACTTGGTGGAACAACAACTGGATACTTAGTGTTCAGACATGTACTCCCAGAATTAAGTGAAAGTGGAGATGAGTTTGTTTCATTTAACTCTGTCACAATTAAATATAATGGTGAAGTTACTGCTGAATTTAGTGGTTATTCTTTAGTTGTCATGGATGTATTTACAATAGATACTGATTTTGAAAATGGTAGATTTGATAGAAAAAATGCCGTTGTAACTAGAGCATCATTTACTTATGACTCTTATGCAGCTTTATTAAGAGATAGAGAACGCACAATGGGTGAAGTAGAATATTTAAGAATTTTAGCAGATAATCCTGGTATGGCTGAAACTATAGTTTATGGTGATCAACCTAACACGTGGACATTTGGTGAAGGTTATCCTATAACTGAAGTCGTTGGTAAAGAAGTTAAATTGGTTCCAGGTACTGGTTTAATCAATACAAATTATTTCACAATGATTGATGGTCAATATGCTTTAGAATTTGATAATGAACCATACTTTATATTTGGTACTGATGTATTTGGAAAAGATTTATTTACATTAATCTGGCTAGGGTTAAGAACTTCATTGTTATTAGGATTCTTAGCAGCGGCAGTTAATATTGTACTTGGTGTTATATGGGGTGCTACAAGTGCCTATTATGGTGGTCAAGTCGATATTTTGATGGAAAGATTCTTGGATATTTGGGGAAGTTTCCCGCAGATTACGATGATTGGTATTATTACAGTTCTGATTGGGCCGGGCTTCATAGCTCTGTTCATATTCATGGTCTACGATGGCTGGATAGGCGCAGCCAAAGTCACCAGATTCCAGTTTTATCGATATAAAGGTCGAGAGTACGTCTTAGCCGCTAGAACGCTTGGAGCGTCGGATGGACGTATCATCTTTAAGCATATACTTCCAAATGCCTTAGGAACTATTGTAACAAGAGTTGTATTAAGTATTCCTTCAGTTATCTTCCTTGAAGTTAACTTATCTTATTTAGGATTTGGTATTGGGAACGGTCAAAGACTTGAAATAGGTCCAATCAAATTAACTGGTACATCGATTGGGGTTATTCTAAAAGATGGACAAGAACAAATCTTATCAGGTAATACTTGGTTGATTATTTACCCAACATTAATTGTTGCGATCTTAATGATTACATTTAATATGTTCGGTAACGCTCTTCGTGATGCATTAAATCCACAGTTGAGAGGTAGCGAATAA